The proteins below come from a single Streptomyces sp. SCSIO 75703 genomic window:
- a CDS encoding hemolysin III family protein: MTASAFEARGGTPDAGHGPVALSLPHQVKPKLRGWLHLGMFPAVLVAGLVLTALADSTRGRIACGVYVLTACLLFGVSALYHRGDWGPRMGGVLRRLDHANIFLIIAGTYTPLTILLLPGAKGQWLLWGIWAAAAAGIVFRVFWVGAPRWLYTPCYIAMGWAAVFFLPEFLRAGGIAVLVLVVVGGLLYSAGGVVYGIKRPNPSPRWFGFHEVFHSFTLAAFITHYVGISLVAYQHG, translated from the coding sequence ATGACTGCGTCCGCCTTCGAGGCGCGAGGGGGCACGCCGGACGCCGGCCACGGCCCTGTCGCGCTCTCCCTGCCCCACCAGGTCAAACCCAAGCTGCGCGGCTGGCTGCACCTGGGCATGTTCCCGGCCGTCCTCGTCGCCGGTCTGGTGCTCACCGCCCTGGCCGACTCGACCCGCGGGCGGATCGCCTGCGGCGTCTACGTCCTGACTGCCTGTCTGCTGTTCGGGGTCAGCGCGCTCTACCACCGGGGCGACTGGGGCCCGCGCATGGGCGGCGTACTGCGCCGGCTCGACCACGCCAACATCTTCCTGATCATCGCGGGCACCTACACGCCGCTGACGATCCTGCTGCTGCCCGGCGCCAAAGGGCAGTGGCTGCTGTGGGGCATCTGGGCCGCCGCGGCGGCGGGCATCGTCTTCCGCGTCTTCTGGGTCGGCGCCCCGCGCTGGCTCTACACGCCCTGCTACATCGCGATGGGCTGGGCCGCGGTCTTCTTCCTCCCCGAGTTCCTGCGCGCCGGCGGCATCGCCGTCCTCGTCCTGGTCGTCGTCGGCGGTCTCCTCTACAGCGCGGGCGGCGTCGTCTACGGCATCAAGCGGCCCAACCCGTCACCGCGCTGGTTCGGCTTCCACGAGGTGTTCCACTCCTTCACCCTGGCCGCCTTCATCACCCACTACGTGGGCATCTCCCTGGTCGCCTACCAGCACGGCTGA
- a CDS encoding TetR family transcriptional regulator, whose protein sequence is MTRMTAARSPHSPAARPRPGLRERKKTRTREAIRAATYGLVGEQGYTATTVEQIADRAEVSPSTVFRYFPTKEDIVLTDEYDAVLPDLFRARPADEPWLDSLRAVLREAIGTGLREEPEVTRLRTRLMSEVPAVRSRMVESMSATGRLLAGAVAERTGLPPDGLEIRFLTASLLGGLLEVSRYWAEHGHRDDPAALVDRALDVVRDGLPPAGEA, encoded by the coding sequence ATGACCCGTATGACGGCCGCCCGCTCCCCCCACTCCCCCGCCGCGCGCCCCCGGCCCGGCCTGCGGGAACGCAAGAAGACCCGGACCCGCGAGGCGATCCGCGCCGCCACCTACGGACTGGTCGGCGAACAGGGCTACACCGCCACCACCGTCGAGCAGATAGCCGACCGCGCCGAGGTCTCGCCCTCCACCGTCTTCCGCTACTTCCCCACCAAGGAGGACATCGTCCTCACGGACGAGTACGACGCGGTCCTGCCGGACCTCTTCCGGGCCCGGCCCGCCGACGAGCCCTGGCTCGACTCGCTGCGCGCCGTCCTGCGCGAGGCGATCGGCACCGGTCTGCGCGAGGAGCCCGAGGTGACCCGGCTGCGCACCCGCCTCATGTCCGAGGTGCCCGCCGTACGGTCCCGCATGGTGGAGAGCATGTCGGCCACCGGCCGCCTGCTCGCCGGCGCCGTCGCCGAACGCACCGGGCTGCCGCCGGACGGCCTAGAGATCCGCTTCCTCACCGCGTCCCTGCTCGGCGGTCTGCTGGAGGTCTCCCGCTACTGGGCCGAGCACGGCCACCGCGACGACCCCGCCGCCCTGGTCGACCGGGCCCTGGACGTCGTCCGCGACGGCCTGCCGCCCGCCGGAGAAGCCTGA
- a CDS encoding Mut7-C RNAse domain-containing protein has translation MNGPEIDVEFAPALHVFVPRARATGTVRTATDGVSTLGHLVESLGVPLTEVGALLVDGRPVEPGHVPSGGESVGVRPVGHPQHVPGAPLRFLLDVHLGTLARRLRLLGVDTAYESADPGDPALAARSAAERRVLLSRDRGLLRRRELWAGAYVYGHRPDDQLDEVLERFRPVLRPWTRCTACNGVLREATKAEVADQLEGGTERTYDVFARCAACGRAYWKGAHHDQLEAIVSRATERAGRD, from the coding sequence ATGAACGGTCCGGAGATCGACGTCGAGTTCGCCCCCGCGCTGCACGTGTTCGTCCCCCGCGCCCGCGCCACCGGCACGGTCCGCACCGCGACCGACGGCGTCTCCACCCTCGGCCACCTCGTCGAGTCCCTGGGCGTCCCGCTGACCGAGGTCGGCGCGCTCCTCGTGGACGGCCGCCCGGTGGAGCCCGGACACGTGCCCTCCGGCGGCGAGTCGGTCGGCGTGCGGCCCGTCGGGCACCCCCAGCACGTGCCGGGCGCCCCGCTGCGCTTCCTGCTCGACGTGCACCTGGGCACCCTCGCCCGCCGCCTGCGCCTGCTCGGCGTCGACACGGCCTACGAGTCCGCCGACCCCGGCGATCCGGCGCTCGCCGCGCGGTCCGCCGCGGAGCGCCGGGTCCTGCTCAGCCGCGACCGGGGCCTGCTGCGCCGCCGCGAGCTGTGGGCCGGCGCGTACGTCTACGGCCACCGCCCCGACGACCAGCTCGACGAGGTCCTGGAGCGCTTCCGTCCCGTGCTGCGCCCCTGGACCCGGTGCACCGCCTGCAACGGCGTGCTGCGCGAGGCCACCAAGGCGGAGGTCGCCGACCAGCTCGAAGGCGGCACCGAACGCACCTACGACGTGTTCGCGCGGTGCGCCGCCTGCGGACGCGCCTACTGGAAAGGCGCGCACCACGACCAGTTGGAGGCCATCGTGTCCCGCGCGACGGAGCGCGCGGGCCGGGACTGA
- a CDS encoding thioredoxin domain-containing protein yields MNRLANSQSPYLLQHASNPVDWWPWGEEAMQEARRRDVPVLLSVGYSACHWCHVMARESFEDEVTARVLNSHFVAVKVDREERPDVDAVYMEAVQAATGQGGWPMTVFLTPDAEPFYFGTYFPPEPRHGMPSFRQVLEGVRQAWAERRDEVTDVAARIVRDLAGREIDYGGTGAPGPAELGQALLGLTREYDAARGGFGGAPKFPPSMVVEFLLRHHARTGAEGALQMARDTCERMARGGLYDQLGGGFARYSVDRDWVVPHFEKMLYDNALLCRVYAHLWRSTGSAHARRVALDTADFMVRELRTAEGGFASALDADSDDGTGRHVEGAYYVWTPEQLRAVLGDEDARLAAAHFGVTAEGTFENGASVLQLPQREGVFDAERIASVRERMLAARAERPRPGRDDKVVAAWNGLAVAALAETGAYFERPDLVDAAVAAADLLVRVHLDEHGRLVRTSRDGRTGANAGVLEDYADVAEGFLALASVTGEGVWLDFAGLLLDHVLTRFTDGTGALHDTAADAERLIRRPQDPTDNATPSGWTAAAGALLSYAAHTGSEPHRTAAERALGVVTALGPRVPRFIGWGLAVAEALLDGPREVAVVGPGPADAAARGLHRTALLGTAPGAVVAAGVEGAGEFPLLAGRPLVGGRAAAYVCRGFTCDAPTTDPERLRDTLTAPEA; encoded by the coding sequence ATGAATCGACTGGCCAACTCCCAGTCGCCCTATCTCCTCCAGCACGCCTCCAATCCAGTGGACTGGTGGCCATGGGGAGAGGAGGCGATGCAAGAGGCGCGGCGGCGTGACGTGCCCGTGCTGCTGTCCGTCGGCTACTCGGCGTGTCACTGGTGCCACGTGATGGCGCGGGAGTCGTTCGAGGACGAGGTCACCGCGCGGGTGCTGAACTCGCACTTCGTCGCCGTCAAGGTGGACCGTGAGGAGCGGCCCGACGTCGACGCCGTGTACATGGAGGCGGTGCAGGCCGCGACCGGGCAGGGCGGCTGGCCCATGACCGTCTTCCTCACCCCGGACGCCGAGCCCTTCTACTTCGGTACGTACTTCCCGCCCGAGCCCCGGCACGGCATGCCCTCCTTCCGGCAGGTGCTGGAGGGGGTCCGGCAGGCGTGGGCGGAGCGGCGCGACGAGGTCACCGACGTCGCCGCCAGGATCGTGCGCGACCTGGCGGGCCGGGAGATCGACTACGGCGGCACGGGGGCGCCCGGACCGGCCGAGCTGGGGCAGGCGCTGCTCGGGCTGACCCGGGAGTACGACGCGGCGCGCGGCGGATTCGGCGGGGCGCCGAAGTTCCCGCCGTCCATGGTGGTGGAGTTCCTGCTGCGCCACCACGCCCGCACCGGTGCCGAGGGCGCCCTGCAGATGGCGCGGGACACCTGTGAGCGGATGGCGCGCGGCGGGCTGTACGACCAGCTCGGCGGCGGTTTCGCCCGGTACTCCGTGGACCGCGACTGGGTCGTGCCGCACTTTGAGAAGATGCTGTACGACAACGCGCTGCTGTGCCGGGTCTACGCGCACCTGTGGCGTTCCACCGGCTCCGCGCACGCCCGCCGGGTCGCGCTGGACACCGCCGACTTCATGGTCCGCGAACTGCGCACCGCCGAGGGCGGGTTCGCCTCCGCCCTGGACGCCGACAGTGACGACGGCACCGGCCGGCACGTCGAGGGCGCCTACTACGTGTGGACGCCGGAGCAATTGCGCGCGGTGCTCGGCGACGAGGACGCCCGGCTGGCCGCCGCCCACTTCGGCGTGACCGCGGAGGGCACCTTCGAGAACGGCGCGTCCGTGCTGCAACTCCCGCAGCGGGAAGGTGTGTTCGACGCCGAGCGGATCGCCTCGGTACGGGAGCGGATGCTCGCCGCGCGGGCCGAGCGGCCCCGCCCCGGCCGGGACGACAAGGTCGTCGCCGCCTGGAACGGCCTCGCCGTCGCCGCCCTCGCCGAGACGGGCGCCTACTTCGAGCGCCCCGACCTCGTCGACGCCGCCGTGGCCGCCGCCGACCTGCTCGTCCGGGTGCACCTCGACGAGCACGGCCGTCTCGTCCGTACCAGCAGGGACGGCCGGACGGGCGCCAACGCCGGGGTCCTGGAGGACTACGCCGACGTCGCGGAGGGCTTCCTCGCGCTCGCCTCCGTCACCGGGGAGGGCGTCTGGCTGGACTTCGCGGGGCTCCTCCTCGACCACGTCCTCACCCGTTTCACCGACGGGACGGGGGCCCTCCACGACACGGCCGCCGACGCCGAGCGGCTGATCCGCCGCCCCCAGGACCCGACGGACAACGCCACCCCCTCCGGCTGGACCGCCGCCGCGGGCGCCCTGCTCTCCTACGCCGCCCACACCGGCTCCGAGCCCCACCGCACCGCCGCCGAACGGGCCCTCGGCGTGGTGACCGCGCTCGGCCCGCGCGTCCCCCGCTTCATCGGCTGGGGCCTCGCCGTCGCCGAGGCGCTGCTCGACGGTCCGCGCGAGGTGGCCGTCGTGGGGCCCGGCCCGGCCGACGCCGCCGCCCGCGGGCTGCACCGCACGGCCCTGCTGGGCACCGCGCCCGGCGCGGTGGTCGCCGCCGGGGTCGAGGGCGCTGGGGAGTTCCCGCTGCTCGCCGGGCGACCGCTGGTCGGCGGCCGGGCGGCGGCGTACGTCTGCCGGGGCTTCACCTGCGACGCGCCGACGACCGACCCGGAGCGGCTCCGGGACACGCTCACGGCGCCGGAGGCGTAG
- the cas3 gene encoding CRISPR-associated helicase Cas3', giving the protein MVDDRLWGKAKGLDRPYPLMGHLVDTAVVAGVLWDEVLQAGQRERIAVALGLGVRDARQVVMLWAGLHDIGKIMPVFQDAARDEHPGHCGFLEEPRYRHDRSRDSRIGRVGHEYATARAVPGLLGGLGYPEDGMAEYQLRCQVGQILGGHHGRYPLGIEEDELEVTDGGVVELGIGAWAQERCEHLALLRDLLGEPVVPQVEAVPVASAVVIAGLVIVADWLASQEHVVEGRLTEWFRRPEPGRPEAVRAHAAEMSALAPGIVADAGLGRAVFHSRDFAGQFPEITHPHPLQRSVEQGLRDKVVGPGILLVTAPTGEGKTEVALHAATLMGNAVGGSGVFFALPTQATANQMYERVRGYALRNLTDSAQITLTHRDADLNERYQPADEDGGAQEADTPESRVLTHDADRGGGTGGDGVSVEASRWLRQRWRGLLAPISVGTIDQALMGVLPLRYNALRHVGLAGKTVVVDEAHSYDAFTHALLLRLLNWLGAMGVPVVLLSATLTGGTARGLVRAYLTGAGHSHSAEVPTPGYPGWLYADGRTGAFLTPSAPVGTVRSRELDIAVRRITHTYDSSVPDGRLGVLYEELEQVARSGGCAAVICTTVGEAQDTYAALREHLTDIHGPGYTGWDDRASGTGGAPGKGTLLRLLHSRFPAFRRAELTAEAETWFGRGDKKGTRRPPLPRGAILVATQVIEQSLDLDFDLVLSDLAPMAQLLQRAGRVWRHAATPRPGWAVGPRLVVLASPADGTTEAPRSWGDVYSDALLQRTEELLTARLGATVAIPGDVQTLVDGVYDEEFRSRSPEELLRRDIDRMGDDMARQGLANLVMIPPPSLADLHGLTISEADADLISTRLGAESVELLPVYEDADNRRWLDEACAIPLPPRGSGRDGRFTRAEVRTILSLAVPYRHGTWRAACTAEHRPPKAWRKEPRLARLVLLPHHVTDQGTHGSGFGDLNLRVDHALGLRAEKE; this is encoded by the coding sequence GTGGTTGATGATCGTTTGTGGGGCAAGGCCAAGGGTCTCGACCGGCCCTATCCGTTGATGGGGCATCTCGTGGATACGGCCGTGGTGGCCGGGGTGTTGTGGGACGAGGTGCTGCAGGCGGGGCAGCGCGAGCGGATCGCGGTGGCGCTGGGTTTAGGGGTGAGGGATGCCCGGCAGGTGGTGATGCTCTGGGCGGGGCTGCACGACATCGGAAAGATCATGCCGGTATTCCAGGACGCGGCCCGTGATGAGCATCCGGGCCACTGCGGCTTCCTGGAAGAGCCGCGCTACAGACACGACCGGAGCAGGGACAGTCGGATCGGTCGGGTCGGCCACGAGTACGCCACGGCCAGGGCGGTTCCGGGACTGCTCGGCGGGCTCGGCTATCCCGAGGACGGTATGGCCGAGTACCAGCTTCGTTGTCAGGTGGGGCAGATCCTCGGCGGGCACCACGGACGCTATCCCCTCGGTATCGAGGAGGACGAGTTGGAGGTGACCGACGGCGGCGTGGTGGAGCTGGGCATTGGCGCCTGGGCGCAGGAACGGTGCGAACACCTCGCGTTACTGAGGGATCTACTGGGGGAGCCGGTTGTCCCACAGGTCGAAGCGGTTCCCGTGGCGAGTGCGGTGGTGATCGCGGGGCTCGTGATCGTCGCCGACTGGCTGGCCAGTCAGGAGCATGTGGTGGAGGGGCGGCTGACCGAGTGGTTCAGACGTCCGGAGCCGGGTAGGCCCGAAGCCGTGCGGGCTCATGCCGCTGAGATGAGCGCGCTCGCGCCCGGCATCGTCGCGGACGCCGGGCTGGGCCGCGCCGTCTTCCACTCACGTGACTTCGCTGGGCAGTTCCCGGAGATCACCCATCCACACCCGTTGCAGCGCAGTGTCGAACAAGGTCTGCGGGACAAGGTCGTGGGGCCGGGGATCCTGCTGGTGACGGCGCCCACCGGGGAGGGGAAGACCGAGGTCGCACTGCATGCCGCGACGCTGATGGGAAATGCCGTCGGCGGTAGCGGTGTGTTCTTCGCCCTGCCGACCCAGGCGACGGCGAACCAGATGTACGAGCGCGTCCGAGGTTACGCGCTGCGGAATCTGACGGACAGCGCGCAGATCACGCTCACCCACCGGGACGCGGACCTCAACGAGCGGTATCAGCCGGCGGACGAGGACGGCGGGGCGCAAGAAGCGGACACCCCGGAGTCGCGTGTCCTGACGCATGACGCCGACCGCGGAGGCGGCACCGGAGGCGACGGCGTATCGGTGGAGGCGAGCCGATGGCTGCGGCAGCGTTGGCGTGGCCTGCTCGCACCGATCTCGGTCGGCACCATCGACCAGGCCCTTATGGGTGTACTGCCCTTGCGGTACAACGCGCTGCGGCACGTGGGTCTGGCCGGCAAGACGGTCGTGGTCGACGAGGCGCACTCCTACGACGCCTTCACTCACGCGTTGCTGCTACGCCTGCTGAACTGGCTCGGCGCGATGGGCGTACCGGTCGTCCTGTTGTCCGCCACGCTGACCGGTGGGACGGCGCGCGGCCTCGTCCGCGCGTATCTGACAGGCGCCGGCCACAGCCACTCGGCCGAGGTGCCGACACCGGGCTACCCGGGGTGGCTGTATGCGGACGGACGGACCGGCGCGTTCCTCACACCCTCGGCGCCGGTCGGCACGGTGCGGTCCCGTGAACTCGACATCGCGGTCCGGCGGATCACACACACCTACGATTCATCCGTTCCCGACGGCCGACTGGGCGTTCTGTACGAAGAGTTGGAGCAGGTCGCGCGATCAGGGGGATGCGCCGCCGTCATCTGCACGACGGTCGGCGAGGCCCAGGACACATACGCAGCCCTGCGTGAACACCTCACAGACATCCACGGCCCCGGGTACACCGGCTGGGACGATCGGGCGAGCGGCACGGGTGGAGCGCCGGGCAAGGGCACGCTGCTGCGCTTGCTGCACTCCCGCTTCCCGGCCTTCCGCCGTGCGGAGCTGACCGCCGAGGCGGAAACCTGGTTTGGCCGCGGAGACAAGAAGGGCACCCGTCGACCACCGCTCCCCCGCGGCGCGATCCTCGTCGCCACACAGGTCATCGAACAGTCGCTCGACCTCGACTTCGACCTCGTCCTCTCCGACTTGGCCCCCATGGCCCAACTGCTACAGCGCGCCGGCCGCGTGTGGCGGCACGCCGCGACTCCGCGACCCGGCTGGGCTGTCGGCCCCCGCCTCGTCGTGTTGGCATCCCCGGCCGACGGGACAACGGAAGCGCCGAGGAGCTGGGGGGATGTCTACTCGGATGCTCTCTTGCAGCGCACCGAGGAACTACTGACCGCACGGCTGGGGGCGACGGTCGCGATTCCCGGAGATGTCCAAACCCTCGTGGACGGTGTCTACGACGAGGAGTTCCGCTCGCGCAGCCCTGAAGAACTCCTGAGGCGTGACATCGACCGGATGGGCGACGACATGGCCCGCCAGGGGCTCGCGAACCTGGTCATGATCCCCCCGCCCTCTCTGGCCGACCTGCACGGCCTGACCATCAGCGAGGCGGACGCCGACCTCATCTCCACCCGCCTCGGTGCGGAGTCTGTCGAACTCCTGCCGGTCTACGAGGACGCGGACAATCGTCGCTGGCTGGACGAAGCCTGCGCGATTCCGCTGCCCCCACGCGGCAGCGGACGAGACGGCCGGTTCACCCGTGCCGAGGTCCGCACCATCCTCAGCCTCGCCGTGCCCTACCGCCACGGCACATGGCGTGCTGCGTGCACAGCCGAACACCGTCCCCCGAAGGCCTGGCGGAAGGAACCACGCCTGGCCCGCCTCGTACTCCTCCCCCACCACGTGACGGACCAGGGCACCCACGGCTCCGGCTTCGGTGACCTCAACCTCAGGGTGGACCACGCACTGGGTCTTCGCGCGGAGAAGGAGTGA
- the casA gene encoding type I-E CRISPR-associated protein Cse1/CasA, with protein sequence MSDPPDPRFDVCARPWVPVRTDDRVIAVGLRELLVRAHEFSALAVPLPPAAAGLMRMLYALAARIAGLDTCDDPKTWNKKRHDLLSRPVGFPAEAVDRYLGSHRSRLFLFDPQRPFLQDPRLAEESPSRSGVNKLVMARPSGNNPVFLGHFTDAAPVPLPPEEALLHLIAQLYYGPSGQCTPRTVEGKRYGNAMGGPLRRTISFHPQGRTLYESLLLGIPKPAHWPQAEEGAGSDGCPWERRELLDPLAPPRPATGPLSMLTERHQHAILLTPDEQGTAVTDAVITWALREKRPDSGKEPYLIWDEAKDGTVRPRDASTERALWRDLDALILLHRTEPPGRRPPVIDGLTGGLPAAIRKALHITAYGFDQDGQTRDRSYFSATTPPVLHKLLSPAPTEAVDAANRVPGPVNDVTVLANEVKDARVAAERAASRLRYALRVAWRAYTSPFTTDQASGRATPEGKGEGPWPGEALARYWPAAERHFWGALHTGSFPHPQQEFGRLALDAYDEVTRTVAATPRGARAREEARGLVRSLLKPLTGPPSA encoded by the coding sequence TTGTCCGATCCACCCGACCCCCGTTTCGACGTCTGCGCCCGCCCCTGGGTCCCGGTTCGCACCGATGACCGTGTCATCGCGGTGGGCCTGCGTGAACTTCTCGTACGGGCACACGAGTTCTCCGCGCTGGCCGTGCCCCTGCCTCCGGCAGCCGCCGGGCTGATGCGGATGTTGTACGCGCTGGCGGCCCGGATCGCCGGGCTCGACACCTGTGACGACCCGAAGACGTGGAACAAGAAGCGCCACGACCTGCTGTCCCGGCCAGTCGGATTCCCGGCCGAGGCGGTTGACCGCTACCTCGGCTCACACCGCTCACGCCTGTTTCTCTTCGATCCTCAACGCCCGTTTCTGCAAGATCCGCGCCTGGCGGAAGAGTCGCCGTCGCGCTCAGGCGTGAACAAGCTGGTCATGGCCCGGCCTTCCGGAAACAACCCTGTCTTCCTCGGCCACTTCACGGACGCCGCCCCGGTCCCACTGCCGCCGGAGGAAGCGCTGCTCCACCTGATCGCGCAGTTGTACTACGGGCCGTCCGGCCAGTGCACTCCCCGTACGGTCGAGGGTAAGCGGTACGGCAATGCCATGGGCGGGCCACTTCGGCGGACGATCTCGTTCCATCCACAGGGACGAACGCTGTACGAGTCGTTGTTGCTGGGCATTCCGAAGCCTGCGCACTGGCCCCAGGCCGAGGAGGGGGCGGGCTCGGACGGTTGCCCGTGGGAGCGAAGGGAACTCCTCGACCCGCTCGCCCCTCCGCGACCGGCGACCGGGCCCCTGTCCATGCTGACGGAGCGACACCAGCACGCGATCCTGCTGACCCCGGACGAGCAGGGCACGGCCGTCACGGATGCCGTGATCACCTGGGCACTGCGCGAGAAGCGCCCGGACAGCGGGAAGGAGCCGTACCTGATCTGGGACGAGGCCAAGGACGGCACCGTCCGCCCCCGGGACGCGAGCACGGAACGCGCCCTCTGGCGCGACCTCGACGCGCTCATCCTCCTGCACCGTACCGAGCCGCCCGGCCGCAGGCCGCCGGTGATCGACGGGCTCACAGGCGGCCTGCCGGCCGCGATCCGCAAGGCACTGCACATCACCGCCTACGGCTTCGACCAGGACGGGCAGACCCGCGACCGCAGTTACTTCTCCGCCACCACCCCTCCCGTCCTCCACAAGCTCCTCTCTCCCGCTCCCACGGAGGCTGTCGATGCGGCGAACCGGGTCCCCGGCCCGGTGAACGACGTCACTGTCCTGGCCAACGAGGTCAAGGACGCCCGCGTCGCAGCCGAGAGGGCCGCCTCCCGGCTGCGATACGCCCTGCGCGTGGCCTGGCGGGCCTACACCAGCCCCTTCACGACCGACCAGGCAAGTGGACGCGCGACCCCGGAGGGGAAGGGGGAGGGGCCCTGGCCCGGCGAGGCACTCGCCCGCTACTGGCCCGCAGCCGAGCGGCACTTCTGGGGCGCGCTGCACACCGGCTCCTTCCCGCACCCGCAGCAGGAGTTCGGCCGACTGGCTCTCGACGCGTACGACGAGGTGACGCGTACGGTCGCCGCCACCCCGCGAGGCGCCAGAGCCCGCGAAGAGGCCCGAGGGCTCGTGCGCAGCCTGCTCAAGCCGCTCACCGGCCCCCCTTCGGCCTGA
- the casB gene encoding type I-E CRISPR-associated protein Cse2/CasB, whose amino-acid sequence MTSPDDARITDEPSAGAPKRAASLRSHDLFVARVIAACRDAGEQQALRRALGKPVNDVPARTHAVLLKPRPTEDGGPDMPLVPYDAGDKRPFYAVAALIAARPRAQRVVADTSPADEEKDHSAPAGDKRPGVDGFRPGGTNLGESLAMAVTRHDDAIKEKGAEAKLHLMARQDIEGLHRMLPSVVRLVSGTGVHVDYACLLRDLRAWPTYRDGVVTRWLESYYRTLGAERERAKAAADG is encoded by the coding sequence ATGACCTCCCCTGATGACGCCCGTATCACCGACGAACCCTCGGCAGGGGCGCCGAAGCGCGCCGCATCCCTTCGGTCCCACGACCTCTTTGTGGCTCGTGTGATCGCGGCTTGCCGTGATGCCGGAGAACAACAGGCTCTCCGACGTGCCCTGGGCAAACCCGTGAACGACGTTCCCGCGCGCACGCATGCGGTCCTGCTCAAGCCGCGGCCGACCGAGGACGGCGGTCCCGACATGCCGCTTGTCCCGTACGACGCGGGCGACAAACGCCCGTTCTACGCGGTCGCCGCCCTGATCGCGGCCCGGCCGCGCGCCCAGAGAGTGGTAGCCGACACGTCGCCCGCGGACGAGGAGAAGGACCACTCCGCCCCGGCGGGAGACAAACGGCCCGGCGTAGACGGCTTCCGTCCGGGCGGCACCAACCTGGGCGAGAGCCTCGCCATGGCCGTCACCCGTCACGACGACGCCATCAAGGAAAAGGGCGCGGAAGCCAAGCTTCACCTGATGGCACGCCAGGACATCGAGGGCCTGCACCGCATGCTGCCGTCCGTCGTCCGTCTCGTGAGCGGCACGGGCGTACACGTCGACTACGCCTGCCTGCTCAGAGACCTGCGCGCCTGGCCCACGTACCGCGACGGCGTGGTCACCCGCTGGCTGGAGAGCTACTACCGCACTCTGGGCGCCGAGCGCGAGAGGGCGAAGGCCGCCGCGGACGGCTGA
- the cas7e gene encoding type I-E CRISPR-associated protein Cas7/Cse4/CasC, translating into MNTPVTSARFLDVHILQTLPYSNVNRDDLGSPKTVTYGGTTRTRVSSQAWKRPTRKAVEELIGEKALRTRRLPMQVSTLLNEERGWPADLAQFAGAQVVISTDSKLALDKERDKADQATASLLFLPMGAAGRLADIAEQHRAALEKALGTKAAGKPVLPKEAVHEVLRSRNGSIALFGRMLAEIPGAGVDGAVQVAHAFTTHSTSVQGDFFTAVDDVDLWAQDAGSAHMNTAEFSSGVFYRYATIDLRDLASNVADPDTTRELATAFVSSFINSMPNAKKTSTAPHTIPDLVHVSVRADRPVSYAAAFEKPIAPGDGGWAGPSRAALSAYAQKVCVLLGGDALLHRAYAGIDPSALDGLGDRSDSFPGLVAGAVDAAWKTQDIAA; encoded by the coding sequence ATGAACACCCCGGTCACCAGTGCCCGCTTCCTGGACGTCCACATCCTTCAGACCCTGCCCTACAGCAACGTCAACCGGGACGACCTGGGGTCGCCGAAGACCGTCACCTACGGAGGGACGACGCGGACACGTGTCTCCAGCCAGGCGTGGAAGCGCCCGACCCGCAAGGCAGTCGAGGAGCTGATCGGCGAGAAGGCGCTGCGTACGCGCAGGCTGCCGATGCAGGTGTCCACGCTCTTGAACGAGGAACGTGGCTGGCCCGCGGACCTCGCGCAGTTCGCCGGGGCACAGGTGGTGATCTCCACCGACAGCAAGCTCGCGCTCGACAAGGAACGGGACAAGGCCGACCAGGCCACCGCTTCCCTCCTCTTCCTCCCGATGGGTGCCGCCGGACGGCTCGCCGACATCGCCGAGCAGCACCGCGCCGCACTGGAGAAGGCTCTCGGCACGAAGGCCGCCGGCAAGCCGGTCCTGCCCAAGGAGGCGGTGCACGAGGTGCTGCGCTCCCGCAACGGGTCGATCGCCCTGTTCGGCCGTATGCTCGCCGAGATCCCCGGCGCGGGGGTCGATGGCGCCGTGCAGGTTGCTCACGCCTTCACCACCCACAGCACCTCGGTCCAGGGGGACTTCTTCACCGCAGTCGACGATGTCGACCTGTGGGCCCAGGACGCCGGTAGCGCGCACATGAACACCGCCGAATTCAGCAGCGGCGTCTTCTACCGCTACGCCACCATCGACCTGCGCGACCTCGCCTCCAACGTCGCCGACCCGGACACCACACGCGAACTGGCGACGGCGTTCGTCTCCTCGTTCATCAACTCCATGCCGAACGCGAAGAAGACCTCGACCGCTCCCCACACCATTCCCGACCTGGTCCACGTGAGTGTGCGCGCCGACCGGCCCGTCTCCTACGCCGCCGCGTTCGAGAAGCCCATCGCCCCCGGTGACGGCGGCTGGGCCGGCCCTTCACGCGCCGCGCTCTCGGCGTACGCGCAGAAGGTCTGCGTGCTCCTGGGCGGCGACGCCCTCCTGCACCGCGCCTACGCCGGCATCGACCCCAGCGCCCTCGACGGGCTCGGAGACCGTTCGGACTCCTTCCCGGGCCTCGTGGCCGGCGCAGTCGACGCGGCGTGGAAGACCCAGGATATCGCCGCATGA